The Ovis aries strain OAR_USU_Benz2616 breed Rambouillet chromosome 11, ARS-UI_Ramb_v3.0, whole genome shotgun sequence genome window below encodes:
- the STAT5B gene encoding signal transducer and activator of transcription 5B isoform X1 has product MAVWIQAQQLQGDALHQMQALYGQHFPIEVRHYLSQWIESQAWDSIDLDNPQENIKATQLLEGLVQELQKKAEHQVGEDGFLLKIKLGHYATQLQNTYDRCPMELVRCIRHILYNEQRLVREATNGTSPAGSLADAMSQKHLQINQTFEELRLVTQDTENELKKLQQTQEYFIIQYQESLRIQAQFAQLAQLNPQERLSRETALQQKQVSLEAWLQREAQTLQQYRVELAEKHQKTLQLLRKQQTIILDDELIQWKRRQQLAGNGGPPEGSLDVLQSWCEKLAEIIWQNRQQIRRAEHLCQQLPIPGPVEEMLAEVNATITDIISALVTSTFIIEKQPPQVLKTQTKFAATVRLLVGGKLNVHMNPPQVKATIISEQQAKSLLKNENTRNDYSGEILNNCCVMEYHQATGTLSAHFRNMSLKRIKRSDRRGAESVTEEKFTILFESQFSVGGNELVFQVKTLSLPVVVIVHGSQDNNATATVLWDNAFAEPGRVPFAVPDKVLWPQLCEALNMKFKAEVQSNRGLTKENLVFLAQKLFNSSNSHLEDYNGMSVSWSQFNRENLPGRNYTFWQWFDGVMEVLKKHLKPHWNDGAILGFVNKQQAHDLLINKPDGTFLLRFSDSEIGGITIAWKFDSQERMFWNLMPFTTRDFSIRSLADRLGDLSYLIYVFPDRPKDEVYSKYYTPVPCEPATAKAVDGYVKPQIKQVVPEFVSASADSAGGSATYMDQAPSPAVCPQPHYNMYPQNPDPVLDNDGDFDLDDTIDVARRVEELLGRPMDSQWIPHAQS; this is encoded by the exons GGACTCAATAGATCTTGATAATCCACAGGAGAACATTAAGGCCACCCAGCTCCTGGAGGGCCTGGTGCAGGAGTTgcagaagaaggcagagcaccaagtGGGGGAAGACGGGTTCCTACTGAAGATCAAGCTGGGGCACTACGCCACGCAGCTGCAG AACACGTACGACCGCTGCCCCATGGAGCTGGTGCGCTGCATTCGCCACATTCTATACAATGAGCAGAGGCTGGTCCGAGAAGCCACCAAT GGTACTTCTCCGGCTGGAAGTCTCGCTGATGCCATGTCCCAGAAACACCTTCAGATCAACCAGACATTTGAGGAGCTGCGATTGGTCACACAGGACACAGAGAATGAGCTGAAGAAGCTGCAGCAGACTCAAGAGTATTTTATCATCCAGTATCAGGAGAGCCTGAGGATCCAGG ctcAGTTTGCCCAGCTGGCCCAGCTGAACCCCCAGGAGCGACTGAGCCGGGAGACGGCCCTCCAGCAGAAGCAGGTGTCCCTGGAGGCCTGGCTGCAGCGCGAGGCCCAGACGCTGCAGCAGTACCGCGTG GAGCTGGCCGAGAAGCACCAGAAGACCCTGCAGCTGCTGCGGAAGCAGCAGACCATCATCCTGGATGATGAGCTGATCCAGTGGAAGCGGCGACAGCAGCTGGCGGGGAATGGAGGCCCCCCCGAGGGCAGCCTGGATGTGCTACAGTCCTG GTGTGAGAAGTTGGCGGAGATCATCTGGCAGAACCGGCAGCAGATCCGCAGAGCCGAGCACCTCTGCCAGCAGCTGCCCATCCCCGGCCCCGTGGAGGAGATGCTGGCTGAGGTCAACGCCACCATCACGGACATCATCTCAGCCCTGGTGACCAG CACATTCATCATCGAGAAGCAGCCCCCTCAGGTCCTGAAGACCCAGACCAAGTTCGCGGCCACCGTGCGCCTGCTGGTGGGCGGGAAGCTGAACGTGCACATGAACCCGCCCCAGGTGAAGGCCACCATCATCAGCGAGCAGCAGGCCAAGTCCCTGCTCAAGAACGAGAACACCCGCAA TGATTACAGCGGGGAGATCCTGAACAACTGCTGTGTGATGGAGTACCACCAGGCCACAGGCACCCTCAGCGCCCACTTCAGGAACATG TCCCTGAAACGAATTAAGAGATCTGACCGACGTGGAGCGGAGTCGGTGACAGAAGAAAAATTTACCATCTTGTTTGAATCACAGTTCAGTGTTGGTGGAAACGAGCTGGTGTTTCAagtcaag ACCCTGTCTCTCCCAGTGGTGGTGATTGTTCACGGCAGCCAGGATAACAATGCGACGGCCACCGTTCTCTGGGACAACGCTTTTGCAGAGCCT GGCAGGGTGCCGTTTGCGGTGCCCGACAAAGTCCTGTGGCCGCAGCTGTGCGAGGCGCTCAACATGAAATTCAAGGCTGAGGTACAGAGCAACCGGGGCCTGACCAAGGAGAACCTGGTGTTCCTGGCACAGAAGCTGttcaacagcagcaacagccacCTCGAGGACTACAACGGCATGTCCGTGTCCTGGTCCCAGTTCAACCGG GAGAATTTACCCGGACGGAATTACACTTTCTGGCAGTGGTTTGACGGTGTTATGGAAGTGCTAAAGAAACATCTCAAGCCTCATTGGAATGACGG GGCTATCTTGGGTTTCGTGAACAAGCAACAGGCCCACGACCTGCTTATCAACAAGCCAGACGGGACCTTCCTGCTGAGGTTCAGTGACTCTGAAATCGGTGGCATCACCATTGCCTGGAAGTTTGATTCTC AGGAAAGAATGTTTTGGAATCTGATGCCTTTTACCACCAGAGATTTCTCCATCCGGTCCCTGGCTGACCGCCTGGGAGATCTGAGTTACCTTATCTACGTGTTTCCTGACCGGCCCAAAGATGAAGTGTACTCCAAGTATTACACCCCAGTTCCATGCGAGCCTGCCACTG CTAAAGCAGTGGACGGATACGTGAAGCCACAGATCAAGCAAGTGGTCCCTGA GTTTGTGAGCGCCTCTGCAGACTCTGCCGGAGGCAGCGCCACGTACATGGACCAGGCTCCCTCCCCAGCCGTGTGCCCCCAGCCTCACTATAACATGTACCCACAGAA CCCCGACCCCGTCCTTGACAACGATGGTGACTTCGATCTGGACGACACGATCGACGTGGCGCGGCGTGTGGAGGAGCTCCTAGGCCGACCCATGGACAGTCAGTGGATCCCCCACGCACAGTCGTGa
- the STAT5B gene encoding signal transducer and activator of transcription 5B isoform X3 yields MELVRCIRHILYNEQRLVREATNGTSPAGSLADAMSQKHLQINQTFEELRLVTQDTENELKKLQQTQEYFIIQYQESLRIQAQFAQLAQLNPQERLSRETALQQKQVSLEAWLQREAQTLQQYRVELAEKHQKTLQLLRKQQTIILDDELIQWKRRQQLAGNGGPPEGSLDVLQSWCEKLAEIIWQNRQQIRRAEHLCQQLPIPGPVEEMLAEVNATITDIISALVTSTFIIEKQPPQVLKTQTKFAATVRLLVGGKLNVHMNPPQVKATIISEQQAKSLLKNENTRNDYSGEILNNCCVMEYHQATGTLSAHFRNMSLKRIKRSDRRGAESVTEEKFTILFESQFSVGGNELVFQVKTLSLPVVVIVHGSQDNNATATVLWDNAFAEPGRVPFAVPDKVLWPQLCEALNMKFKAEVQSNRGLTKENLVFLAQKLFNSSNSHLEDYNGMSVSWSQFNRENLPGRNYTFWQWFDGVMEVLKKHLKPHWNDGAILGFVNKQQAHDLLINKPDGTFLLRFSDSEIGGITIAWKFDSQERMFWNLMPFTTRDFSIRSLADRLGDLSYLIYVFPDRPKDEVYSKYYTPVPCEPATAKAVDGYVKPQIKQVVPEFVSASADSAGGSATYMDQAPSPAVCPQPHYNMYPQNPDPVLDNDGDFDLDDTIDVARRVEELLGRPMDSQWIPHAQS; encoded by the exons ATGGAGCTGGTGCGCTGCATTCGCCACATTCTATACAATGAGCAGAGGCTGGTCCGAGAAGCCACCAAT GGTACTTCTCCGGCTGGAAGTCTCGCTGATGCCATGTCCCAGAAACACCTTCAGATCAACCAGACATTTGAGGAGCTGCGATTGGTCACACAGGACACAGAGAATGAGCTGAAGAAGCTGCAGCAGACTCAAGAGTATTTTATCATCCAGTATCAGGAGAGCCTGAGGATCCAGG ctcAGTTTGCCCAGCTGGCCCAGCTGAACCCCCAGGAGCGACTGAGCCGGGAGACGGCCCTCCAGCAGAAGCAGGTGTCCCTGGAGGCCTGGCTGCAGCGCGAGGCCCAGACGCTGCAGCAGTACCGCGTG GAGCTGGCCGAGAAGCACCAGAAGACCCTGCAGCTGCTGCGGAAGCAGCAGACCATCATCCTGGATGATGAGCTGATCCAGTGGAAGCGGCGACAGCAGCTGGCGGGGAATGGAGGCCCCCCCGAGGGCAGCCTGGATGTGCTACAGTCCTG GTGTGAGAAGTTGGCGGAGATCATCTGGCAGAACCGGCAGCAGATCCGCAGAGCCGAGCACCTCTGCCAGCAGCTGCCCATCCCCGGCCCCGTGGAGGAGATGCTGGCTGAGGTCAACGCCACCATCACGGACATCATCTCAGCCCTGGTGACCAG CACATTCATCATCGAGAAGCAGCCCCCTCAGGTCCTGAAGACCCAGACCAAGTTCGCGGCCACCGTGCGCCTGCTGGTGGGCGGGAAGCTGAACGTGCACATGAACCCGCCCCAGGTGAAGGCCACCATCATCAGCGAGCAGCAGGCCAAGTCCCTGCTCAAGAACGAGAACACCCGCAA TGATTACAGCGGGGAGATCCTGAACAACTGCTGTGTGATGGAGTACCACCAGGCCACAGGCACCCTCAGCGCCCACTTCAGGAACATG TCCCTGAAACGAATTAAGAGATCTGACCGACGTGGAGCGGAGTCGGTGACAGAAGAAAAATTTACCATCTTGTTTGAATCACAGTTCAGTGTTGGTGGAAACGAGCTGGTGTTTCAagtcaag ACCCTGTCTCTCCCAGTGGTGGTGATTGTTCACGGCAGCCAGGATAACAATGCGACGGCCACCGTTCTCTGGGACAACGCTTTTGCAGAGCCT GGCAGGGTGCCGTTTGCGGTGCCCGACAAAGTCCTGTGGCCGCAGCTGTGCGAGGCGCTCAACATGAAATTCAAGGCTGAGGTACAGAGCAACCGGGGCCTGACCAAGGAGAACCTGGTGTTCCTGGCACAGAAGCTGttcaacagcagcaacagccacCTCGAGGACTACAACGGCATGTCCGTGTCCTGGTCCCAGTTCAACCGG GAGAATTTACCCGGACGGAATTACACTTTCTGGCAGTGGTTTGACGGTGTTATGGAAGTGCTAAAGAAACATCTCAAGCCTCATTGGAATGACGG GGCTATCTTGGGTTTCGTGAACAAGCAACAGGCCCACGACCTGCTTATCAACAAGCCAGACGGGACCTTCCTGCTGAGGTTCAGTGACTCTGAAATCGGTGGCATCACCATTGCCTGGAAGTTTGATTCTC AGGAAAGAATGTTTTGGAATCTGATGCCTTTTACCACCAGAGATTTCTCCATCCGGTCCCTGGCTGACCGCCTGGGAGATCTGAGTTACCTTATCTACGTGTTTCCTGACCGGCCCAAAGATGAAGTGTACTCCAAGTATTACACCCCAGTTCCATGCGAGCCTGCCACTG CTAAAGCAGTGGACGGATACGTGAAGCCACAGATCAAGCAAGTGGTCCCTGA GTTTGTGAGCGCCTCTGCAGACTCTGCCGGAGGCAGCGCCACGTACATGGACCAGGCTCCCTCCCCAGCCGTGTGCCCCCAGCCTCACTATAACATGTACCCACAGAA CCCCGACCCCGTCCTTGACAACGATGGTGACTTCGATCTGGACGACACGATCGACGTGGCGCGGCGTGTGGAGGAGCTCCTAGGCCGACCCATGGACAGTCAGTGGATCCCCCACGCACAGTCGTGa
- the STAT5B gene encoding signal transducer and activator of transcription 5B isoform X2 — protein MAVWIQAQQLQGDALHQMQALYGQHFPIEVRHYLSQWIESQAWDSIDLDNPQENIKATQLLEGLVQELQKKAEHQVGEDGFLLKIKLGHYATQLQNTYDRCPMELVRCIRHILYNEQRLVREATNGTSPAGSLADAMSQKHLQINQTFEELRLVTQDTENELKKLQQTQEYFIIQYQESLRIQAQFAQLAQLNPQERLSRETALQQKQVSLEAWLQREAQTLQQYRVELAEKHQKTLQLLRKQQTIILDDELIQWKRRQQLAGNGGPPEGSLDVLQSWCEKLAEIIWQNRQQIRRAEHLCQQLPIPGPVEEMLAEVNATITDIISALVTSTFIIEKQPPQVLKTQTKFAATVRLLVGGKLNVHMNPPQVKATIISEQQAKSLLKNENTRNDYSGEILNNCCVMEYHQATGTLSAHFRNMSLKRIKRSDRRGAESVTEEKFTILFESQFSVGGNELVFQVKTLSLPVVVIVHGSQDNNATATVLWDNAFAEPGRVPFAVPDKVLWPQLCEALNMKFKAEVQSNRGLTKENLVFLAQKLFNSSNSHLEDYNGMSVSWSQFNRENLPGRNYTFWQWFDGVMEVLKKHLKPHWNDGAILGFVNKQQAHDLLINKPDGTFLLRFSDSEIGGITIAWKFDSQERMFWNLMPFTTRDFSIRSLADRLGDLSYLIYVFPDRPKDEVYSKYYTPVPCEPATGNNLKQWTDT, from the exons GGACTCAATAGATCTTGATAATCCACAGGAGAACATTAAGGCCACCCAGCTCCTGGAGGGCCTGGTGCAGGAGTTgcagaagaaggcagagcaccaagtGGGGGAAGACGGGTTCCTACTGAAGATCAAGCTGGGGCACTACGCCACGCAGCTGCAG AACACGTACGACCGCTGCCCCATGGAGCTGGTGCGCTGCATTCGCCACATTCTATACAATGAGCAGAGGCTGGTCCGAGAAGCCACCAAT GGTACTTCTCCGGCTGGAAGTCTCGCTGATGCCATGTCCCAGAAACACCTTCAGATCAACCAGACATTTGAGGAGCTGCGATTGGTCACACAGGACACAGAGAATGAGCTGAAGAAGCTGCAGCAGACTCAAGAGTATTTTATCATCCAGTATCAGGAGAGCCTGAGGATCCAGG ctcAGTTTGCCCAGCTGGCCCAGCTGAACCCCCAGGAGCGACTGAGCCGGGAGACGGCCCTCCAGCAGAAGCAGGTGTCCCTGGAGGCCTGGCTGCAGCGCGAGGCCCAGACGCTGCAGCAGTACCGCGTG GAGCTGGCCGAGAAGCACCAGAAGACCCTGCAGCTGCTGCGGAAGCAGCAGACCATCATCCTGGATGATGAGCTGATCCAGTGGAAGCGGCGACAGCAGCTGGCGGGGAATGGAGGCCCCCCCGAGGGCAGCCTGGATGTGCTACAGTCCTG GTGTGAGAAGTTGGCGGAGATCATCTGGCAGAACCGGCAGCAGATCCGCAGAGCCGAGCACCTCTGCCAGCAGCTGCCCATCCCCGGCCCCGTGGAGGAGATGCTGGCTGAGGTCAACGCCACCATCACGGACATCATCTCAGCCCTGGTGACCAG CACATTCATCATCGAGAAGCAGCCCCCTCAGGTCCTGAAGACCCAGACCAAGTTCGCGGCCACCGTGCGCCTGCTGGTGGGCGGGAAGCTGAACGTGCACATGAACCCGCCCCAGGTGAAGGCCACCATCATCAGCGAGCAGCAGGCCAAGTCCCTGCTCAAGAACGAGAACACCCGCAA TGATTACAGCGGGGAGATCCTGAACAACTGCTGTGTGATGGAGTACCACCAGGCCACAGGCACCCTCAGCGCCCACTTCAGGAACATG TCCCTGAAACGAATTAAGAGATCTGACCGACGTGGAGCGGAGTCGGTGACAGAAGAAAAATTTACCATCTTGTTTGAATCACAGTTCAGTGTTGGTGGAAACGAGCTGGTGTTTCAagtcaag ACCCTGTCTCTCCCAGTGGTGGTGATTGTTCACGGCAGCCAGGATAACAATGCGACGGCCACCGTTCTCTGGGACAACGCTTTTGCAGAGCCT GGCAGGGTGCCGTTTGCGGTGCCCGACAAAGTCCTGTGGCCGCAGCTGTGCGAGGCGCTCAACATGAAATTCAAGGCTGAGGTACAGAGCAACCGGGGCCTGACCAAGGAGAACCTGGTGTTCCTGGCACAGAAGCTGttcaacagcagcaacagccacCTCGAGGACTACAACGGCATGTCCGTGTCCTGGTCCCAGTTCAACCGG GAGAATTTACCCGGACGGAATTACACTTTCTGGCAGTGGTTTGACGGTGTTATGGAAGTGCTAAAGAAACATCTCAAGCCTCATTGGAATGACGG GGCTATCTTGGGTTTCGTGAACAAGCAACAGGCCCACGACCTGCTTATCAACAAGCCAGACGGGACCTTCCTGCTGAGGTTCAGTGACTCTGAAATCGGTGGCATCACCATTGCCTGGAAGTTTGATTCTC AGGAAAGAATGTTTTGGAATCTGATGCCTTTTACCACCAGAGATTTCTCCATCCGGTCCCTGGCTGACCGCCTGGGAGATCTGAGTTACCTTATCTACGTGTTTCCTGACCGGCCCAAAGATGAAGTGTACTCCAAGTATTACACCCCAGTTCCATGCGAGCCTGCCACTGGTAACAAT CTAAAGCAGTGGACGGATACGTGA